GAGAGCTAGCAGCTGAAGCTTATCGGGGGGCTAATCAGCCGGAACAAGCAGCTGAATTCACCCGTCAGGTGGAGCAACTCAGAGCAGAGCTGAGTGCTGATAGGGAACAGATGGATGACGCTGAAGCAGCGGTAGGCTCATTAACTGAGTCGTGCAGTAACTGTGAAAGCTCAACCAGCGCAATTAGCGAACATAATATTGGCGTTATCAAACGATACCAACCGGCATTGCAGACGAGTTCAATGATAACGGATGCCGTACAGCGCGCCAATCGTCATGGGCTTTCTGACCGCCAGACATCTCTTGAAGCCCAAGCTAACACAGCAAAATCGATACGGCTCTCAATCGCGATCGCTTCTACGACGATCCTCGTCGGGTATGGGCTCATTCTTGGGCTGTTAGTTGCGATTATCACCTCACGCCTCTTCGCATGGCAAAGAACGTTTGAGGCTGCAAATGTAGACTCTGTAGTAGCTGTGGGTGATAGCGATGTATAAACGGACTCTCGTCTTGTTCGTAATCATCTCATTGGTACTATCACTTGGGGCCTCTGGAGGAGTAGGTGCACAGACGAGTAATTGGACTCTCGATGAAACCAGCGAAACAGTTACATTCGGCCCAGGTGAAGACACTATAACTGATACTGTAACCGTTCGTAATGATGATAGAAACAATTCAGTCAGTCTTTCTGCATCAATTGACGGTGGACACACAGTAGCCGGTCAACCAGGAACTCTTGGACCAGGAGAGAGTACAAATATAGAAGTTGAACTTAGAAGTAGCGGCTCTGAGTCAGCGACACTCACTGTTGATGGTGGCGGCAAAACGCAGAGGGTTGATTATACTGTCGAGACCCCAGCTTACGTCGAAATATCAGGTATGCCGGACTGGCTAGATGACGAGGGTGTTCTACGTGGCGATTCTCGGACTGCACAAATAACTGTTGAGGAGACTGGCGGCCATCAAGGATTCAACGGAATAGATGTGCAAGGAGACGATGGTGGGATTAGGGGACTTGAGAATGTAAGAGTTGGTGCAGGGGGCAGCACAACGGTCACTGTCACGTTTACCGCTGACAATAGTGCCAACCAATACGACGACATCGGTGGGCGATTAGAGCTTGATCCAAATGAGTTGGGAACTGATTATAATGTTGAGAGCGATGTTACTCTTGAAACATTCGTTGCGTTTCCAGCGCAATTCGGCGATATAAATCTTGAGTTAGAGGAGTTTGAGTTTGACGAACCACAGAGCGTTGGATCAATCACTCGACAGACAACCATTGAAATCGAAAACAGCGGAGACCGCAAACTTAATTTTAATCGGGTGGCAATCGGTTCAACACCATTTAGTAGTGTAGAAGTATCAAGTGAGCCGAACTCAATCGGTCCCGGGGAAACGGAATCAGTAGGTCTTGAGATCACTGCAGAGACCAGCTTGGACGAAGGTGCGTATGATTTTGACGCCGCACTATACGCGAACAACGTTGATAGCTCAGACCTCACCGACACTGTAGATATTGAACACGGCGTTGAAATGTCAGTAAGCACACTCCAGATCCGATCCGGCGATGTGCCGATCGGCAATACGGACTCAGCTAGCATCACGGTAGAGGAAGAATTAGGATACAAAGATATCGAAAACGTCCAGATGACCCTTTCAGAGGGCCCTCAAGAGTGGATTGAGGTGACTAATAATATTGATTCTTCAATAGATACCAACGGGTCCTCTGATGTAGAATACGAGATACAATTTGGGCCCAATGCAGATATTGGGTCCACATACAGTTGGACGTTTGTGATCAGTGGCGATGAAGTTGCAAATCGAGAAGTCACTGTAAGCGCGACTCCGATACCACTTAATCTAGAGCCTCTCAAAGAATCTCTTGAGGAGGCTCCGGGGGAAAGCCAGGCACTTGAGCAAACCTCCACAGAGACTCTTGAACTCGTAAATCAGATGGACAATCAAATTCGAGAGGGCGAGATTCCTCGCGAAGATGTCACAACTGCCCTCACGTTTGGGGATGGAGTCATTAGGTATTTGGAAGCAATTGATACCGTTGATAATTCGGTTGCCGATGGGAACCATGATGCCGCACAGGAAGAACTAATCCGTGCGGCAGTCGCGTTCGACACAATGTCTGTCTACGGGAACGCAATCCAAGATGATGATCTTCGAAGTAGGGCATCTTCAGTTCGTGAAACAGCCGGTACAGAACTCTCTTCGCGTATTGAAACGCAGGAGGCTCATTACGAAGAGCAACTTGAATCAGGGGACACAACGCCAGTCGAGGAGGCAAGAATCAAAACCGAATTAGCAAGGATCGCTTCGTTACAGGGTGACTCTGAGCGGGCAGAATCACTTGAAGCCGAAGCTGATTCGGCATTTGAAACATATAGTACGCTGGTGGGCGAAGGTGAAACAAAGCGTCAGGAGGCTATAGACGACTGGGAAGAGATGGAGTCAGATATCTTTGTAACTGTTGTTGGGCAGCAACTCATTCTTAATCCAGTACATTATGACAAGTTTGAGGACCGTTCGGATACACTACTTTCGGCTTATGACGATGCCGAGATGGCATTCACTGAAGCGGGGGAAACAACCCGCGCAGAGGCAGTCGCCGAAGAACGAGCCCAACGTGCGAATGCGTTAACAATCGCGCGATGGTCACTCTTTGTCTCAATGGCAATTGGGGCGGTCATTATTATTTCAATAATCACCCACACTGCCCGAGGGATGTATTGGTACATCGAAGATTCTAAAGAGTCAATTAGTGGGGACTTTCTCATATGATCAATTACATAACAGTACGCAATCCCTAAGACCGAGTCACTGGAAAGACGTTGAGATCCGTGGCGGAATATCGAGATTCAACTCAGTCTTGTCATCTATCGTCCACGAGTTCCGATGTTTGTCTGTCCACTCTGCTTCGGTTTTGACTGCTGGCCCGCTTGCTCGGAGTATACGTGACTTTTCGGTTGCGTTTTCCTCGGTGTAGGTGATACTGATGTCAAACTCAATAGTCCCAGCCTCAGTCTTCAGGTCTACGTAGTGTTCAATTCTTTCATTAGGCGGAAGAACCTCTCGATGGGCTTGAGAATACAACATGTCGTTTATTTTCTCACCCTCTGCTTTGATAGAGACGTCTGATAACGACTCGTTAGTGCCATTCTCAAAGACCATTACAACGGTTCCGTAATCGCCAGCGACCTGTGTAGCTGGCCCGATTGCCGTCTGGATTAGAGTATTACTGTTATAATTTGCCTCACTATCCTCAATAGTTACTGTGTTAATCTCTTCCTGCATCCCACTTGGACTAGATGTCATAATTTTCGTCTTAACATAGTCCGACACCTCGGATGTGAGCTTCCGTCCGGTAAACACCGTTTGATTGCCAGTTGCGAGGGTCTGCGTGTCAATATTAATTTTTTGACCGCCAATTTTAATCCAATCAACTTGCCGATCTGAGTCAGTGCGATTCTCAAGTTCAACTTCATATTCATCATTTACCGTACAGACAGCGCGATGAACAATCAGGCCGCTATTTATTATTGTTATTTTTTTAGCCGGAATACTACTAATGATCTGACCATCTTGTTCAACGGTAGCCTCTGGAAGTTGCGTATTACTATCTGAAAAGAATACGTGGGTTCGTTCAGTCTGCCATGTATCACTAGGAGCGAGTTTGCCCGTATCAAATTGGTTGTCACCGACAACAATTGTTGGCTTGACAGTGCTATAGCCGTCATTTCGAACTGTAATCCGTTCACAGGTAGCGTGTCCGATTGGCACTTGATTCTTAGAGATATCGCGCTGTATAGAAATCTTTTCAGAAGTACGGCTACCAGAATCACTACTGATTTTCATACTGTACTCATCAGACTCCGATGATGTCTCGTCTTGACTTCGTGTTTCCCTTTTCTCAGACGTTTGAGTTTCAGTTGTTACCTCATCTCTTGATTCAGTCTGGGGTTGATCAGGAAGCAACGAGTGGTCAGTTTGTGTGCGAGTCTTCGTCTTCTTATTAACATCCTTGGTAAGACGAGATAATGGGTCTTGACTACTCATTTGAGCTTGATCCGCAATTTGGATCCCGGAAAGCTCAATCCGGGCAATCCCCTCTTCATAGATCGGAAGCACTACAACTAACGTGCCGTCTTCGATCTGGACTGGCGATCGAGCACGGTCAGCTCCCGGTACATCAATGACGAGTTCGTCAGACCACACTACCCGGTTGTCGCCGTTAATCCGCCCATGTAGGGCGTCGCGTTTCTGTTTTAGTTCAATTGAAGGATGTTCAGGGAGTTTGCAAGTTGGTGCGAGCTCTGTCCGTCGATTTCCGCGAAAAATCTCTACCCCAACGGTTATGACCTGTTCTGGCTCATACGATCTCGTGATGGTTTTTTCCCATGTTTCACTGGGGCCGACATTCGTTTTTTCTTCGCTGTCTTCAAATACCTGAACTGAATCAAAGGGAATACTTCCTGTGTTTGTAATTGAGAGTTCAAGTTCTATGATACCATCCTCAATTTTGATAGGCTGCAGATCCGCATCAGCCGCAATCACGCTCTCAGCTGCATCGGTGATCTCAATGAATTCTCCTGCAACCCTCCGGTCTTCAATATAGAGCGAAAATTCTGTTTTCCCATCTGTGCGGACAGAATCAACTGGAAAATCAGTTGATATTGGGTCCAATGGTGTGAGCTCTATCCGCCGTTCATTTGGAGAAAGGTCGGCATTATTGAGCTTTCCTTTGATTCGGACGTCATTTACAGTCTCACCAAGATTTGTTACACTTACATCAATTGTACCGCCCACGCCGACGGACTCAGTAAGAATGTCAACATCAATCAATTCTTGCTTCAGGATGTGCGAAACAACGGTTCCATCTGAAACCGAGCAAGCGACTGAACCATCCCAACTGGTATATATATCACCGGCTGCGAGGCCCTCAGCGAAATGGATCGATCCGTCCGCGGCGATTGATTTAGGACCGTCTTCAGTACTAATGAGCAAGTTCTGGTTACTAACGGGGGAAAGTTGTTTAGCTGGAAGCTCGGTTTCCCAGCGCTTTTTTCCAGTTGAAGCATCGAAACCTTTCAATTGGTCATTTTGTAGGGATGCAATAATCACGCCATCGCAAAATCCTATGTCACGTATCGCTGTATTCAGATTTTGATCAAATATTTCCTCACCAGAAGCGTCAATACAGCGCAGAAATGACCATGTAGCGGAAACGAATCCGTCTTTGATCCCAATAAACCGATCACTCTGTGGTTGCCCTGACCGGTTTCGTTTGCTTGTAAAGCTCTCTTGACCGGTCTCTGAGTCAACTGTACATATTTGATCCCGCTCTAAAATACCAAATAGTGCTTTATTTGAAAGGGCAGCGACTGAATATGGAGAATTAAAACTCCGGTTCCAAACTTTTGATCCGTCGCGGGTATACGCTGTAACCTGATCAGATGAGAGGATGATGACTCGCTCGTCTATCGCGATATCTTCAATCCGAGCCTCATGCTCAAACTCAGACCGGTCCGTTCCAGAAATAAGGGTGACTCGGTTGTCGGACGCAATCGCAATCGTACTCTCACTGACCCCAACAGAATCAATCTGAGAACGATTGAACGAATCAATCCGCCGGTAGCCATTCATTTTTCTGTTTCCCCCGAGTCGTCATCGCCCCCAAGCAACTGTTCGGCAAGTGTAGGCCCGCCACCGATACTAATGCCAAGCTCTTCAGCTTGCTGTTCAACGTACCGCTGCATTTCTGGATATCCCTCGATATCATCAAGTTGGTTTCTAACGCTCGTAACGTACTGTCGGATGGTTTTTGCTTCTGTCTGATCAAGTCGTGATAAAAAGTAGTCTGTATCAGGGACGACCGGCTCACGGTCGGGTCGGTGGACACTCTCTACGAGATCACGTTGAAACTCACTGCCTAAAACTCGATCAGCGATTTCGGCTGGCGTGTATCCGACAGATGCCTCTCCAAGTCGTTCAAAATCAATTCGATCTGCGCTCTCAATCGAGTCCAAGTTCTTCTCCCAGACTTCAGCCATGACGTGTTTGTCCGGCTGTGGAATGAACTGCTGGATCGGGAACCGACGGGTTGCTGCCGGATCTATTGTAAACGGCATATTAGTTGCACCGATGACAAGCAAGTTGTCCTCAACATCATTCATTTCTTGTAAGAAAGCGTTAGTTAACGAGCGCTCGTGTCGCTGTAGAGAATCTTCACTCCGATCTGGAATCAAAGTCTCAACCTCGTCAAAGAATAGAATCGCAAAGCCCTCCTGTGCAATCCCATGAGCCTTCTCAAATATCGCCTCAACTCGCTTTTCTGATTCGCCAGAGTACTTAGAGAGCACATCGCTGCCCTTTATTTCAAGAAACTTTACCTCTCCATAGTCTTCCTCAATTCCTGAGTTGTACTTTGCCTCATGTGCAATCGCTTCTGAAACAAGCGTTTTTCCACAGCCCGGTGGCCCATACATCATCATGCTGTTGCCTCGGGTAGCAAAACTATCTCCATAGCGCTCAATTACTTCATTTCGGACCGATGGATCAAAAAGCGCCAGAAGCATATCTGCAGTCTTCTTAACCTCTGAGAGTCCAGCAACATCCTCTTCAAAACTGGCTGTTGGTTTCTTTGGATTGAGACTGACAGATATCTCTTCTTTTTTACTCTCTGGCCCACTAGCCGCGTTCCGCCGTCCATCACGGCTCCTACTTGAACTCAGTTCACGGAACTCACCTGCGTCAACGAAATCGATCTCAGTTGTGTCTGTGACCCGAAGCGTAGTGTAACCAGTGGGTTCCATTGATGCAATCTCGAAGGAAACGAGTTCGTCCCCCTTTGGTACAATCTCCTCAATCGGATGTAATAGATACTCATTTTGCCGAAGGAACGGTTCTAACTCGTCTGGCGTGATTTCGTTTGTGAATACTTTGACTGAATTGCAGATCTCAACCGCTCGTTTACTTACATCTGGGTCGACTAGAAAGTCCGAACTCCAGTCAATTCCACCGAACAGGGACACCACATTTCGATGCATCTTCACCTTATTACCGATTTTGTCGACGACCGAGTCTTCGACTAGATCAACATAAAAATGCGCTCGCGTCCCTTTATGCATTATTTCAACCATCTCTGTTCCTGGACCGACTTTTTTCCTACCAACCTTGATTTTCGACGAAGGCTGGTCCCGTTTCACTATCGGTGTTAAATTAAGCATCTGTATCACCCCTGAGAACGGTTATTTCACGCTCTATCGATTTTAATAAATTATCCTGATTGTGGTCTGTTCTATGACTAACGTAGCCATTCGTTGCCGTGCTGCGGTCAAGAGTATATTCTAAGACTTCAAGCATCTCAAGAATATTCTTACATGACCTATTGAGCCTCTTTTCACCACCATCCGTTTGAATCCGATGAGAGATTTGATTGAAGTCGCTAACAATTTCTGGCAGTCGCTGTTGTAGAATCTTAATCACTGGATTCCAGTTTTTTGCTTGAGCGCCGTCTTCGCCAAGTGGGACAAAGAGCCACGACCCGCCGTACTCAATTTCAGCACCCTGTCGCGCGGTATCTATAACCTCCGTTCTGAGTTCTTCTTGAGCCGGTGAAAACGTCTTATACTGATGCTTGAGGATGTTCATCACGGCTGATTCAACGTGGCTTTTGTGCTGGTCGGCTGGCAATGGTGTGCTGGATCGAAGTAACTCAGCGAGATCAATAAGCGTTGATTGCGTTTGGAGAAGCCGTAATTCAGTTTCGAACCCAGAAAGCATCCGCATCTCAAGTATCTGGCTAGCATGAACCTCAATTTGCCTGACAGAGCGAAGCAGCGAAACCGCGTACATCCGCAATCAACCCATCTCAAGATTGCCTGATTGTTCCTGCGTAGTCTCTTCACCAGCGGTTTCAGTTGCGCTCTCCGTCGCTTCTGATACCTCCTCTGTCATCTCGTCAACGAGCGTAGCGAGTTCGTCAGGCGGTGTCTCCTCGACCTCTTCTTCAATGCCGCCAACGCCAGCCAACTGGGTAGCCAGTTCTCCCATGTTCTCGACGATGTTGTTCGCGCCTTCGGGAAACTCTTGTTCCTGTAGCGCTCTAGTTCGAACCTCCTGTTGTTTTTGATCTAATGCGAATCGCGCGCTTTCGAGCTGTTCGATACTATCGCTAAGCTTGTTCGTCCCTTGTTCAACTTTTTCAGTTAAATCAATATCAATCACTTCTTGCATTTTCTGATGGAAGACGAACTTCCGCTTGAGTTGGTTATATCTCGATCGTTCCTCCTGAGAAAGTTCATTAGGATCTTGCGGAACACCTGGACCATCTCCGAGACTTTTTAATTCTTGCCCAGTTTCCTGTATCTTTCCTTGAATCTCACCAGGGTCTTGATCAATCTCATCCATCCGGTCCTCAAGTTTTTCTTTTGCATTCCTAACACGTTCTATAGTCTCTGAGATTTTTTCAACACACGCATCGATCCCAGCAGCCCAGTTAAGAATCATCCGTCCGCCCATTGCTGTCTCATCTTGTGGATTGCGTAGTACTAAGACATCCTCTCCATCCATTTCAACAATCCCTTCGTCTGCAAAGTACTCAATGAGCGCCTCGGCTTGGTCTTCACTTGTTACGATCGGTCCCTCATCGTCCTCAATCTCTGAGAGAGTTTGTATCGCGTTTCTACGCTCAATCCGACCATTGCCCTCTTTCATTTCCATTGACCCGAGGAGGTCGGATTTAATGAGAGAGCCGATTGCTCGTTCCCACTCTCCTTCTATGTCGTCTCCCTCTATCCATTGTGCTTTGAGTCGGACGGGATCATTATTTTCGTTGATTGGATCCGCAATTACGTACTCTGTTCCCCCACTCTCAATCGATTCGAAGTTATATTTTTTCGCCATTGTTTAATTAACAATTGGTACGCTATGAAGCGACATTGTTCTTTGGTTCTATTTGATTATTCATTTTCAAAGCGCCATCCCACCAAATTTCTCTTCGTTAACTATCTTTTTATATCGCTCTCTGATTTCGGTACGAATTTGCTTATTCACTGCGTTAGTGTTGCTGACACGAACCTGTTCAAAATGCTCTTCTGCCGCCTCAACCCACCCGTCGAGCTTCCCTGGCTCAACGTCAATTTCCCCTTGAATATCTTCTAGGATCCGGCGGGCTTCGGCCTCTGTATGTTGCTCAAATTCTTCCGTCTGAATTGCGACTGACCTGTTAACTTCAATACCGAGACGGTCCGTAAGCCCCAATTTGGTTTTTTCAATG
The genomic region above belongs to Natronomonas moolapensis 8.8.11 and contains:
- a CDS encoding COG1361 family protein, which gives rise to MYKRTLVLFVIISLVLSLGASGGVGAQTSNWTLDETSETVTFGPGEDTITDTVTVRNDDRNNSVSLSASIDGGHTVAGQPGTLGPGESTNIEVELRSSGSESATLTVDGGGKTQRVDYTVETPAYVEISGMPDWLDDEGVLRGDSRTAQITVEETGGHQGFNGIDVQGDDGGIRGLENVRVGAGGSTTVTVTFTADNSANQYDDIGGRLELDPNELGTDYNVESDVTLETFVAFPAQFGDINLELEEFEFDEPQSVGSITRQTTIEIENSGDRKLNFNRVAIGSTPFSSVEVSSEPNSIGPGETESVGLEITAETSLDEGAYDFDAALYANNVDSSDLTDTVDIEHGVEMSVSTLQIRSGDVPIGNTDSASITVEEELGYKDIENVQMTLSEGPQEWIEVTNNIDSSIDTNGSSDVEYEIQFGPNADIGSTYSWTFVISGDEVANREVTVSATPIPLNLEPLKESLEEAPGESQALEQTSTETLELVNQMDNQIREGEIPREDVTTALTFGDGVIRYLEAIDTVDNSVADGNHDAAQEELIRAAVAFDTMSVYGNAIQDDDLRSRASSVRETAGTELSSRIETQEAHYEEQLESGDTTPVEEARIKTELARIASLQGDSERAESLEAEADSAFETYSTLVGEGETKRQEAIDDWEEMESDIFVTVVGQQLILNPVHYDKFEDRSDTLLSAYDDAEMAFTEAGETTRAEAVAEERAQRANALTIARWSLFVSMAIGAVIIISIITHTARGMYWYIEDSKESISGDFLI
- a CDS encoding outer membrane protein assembly factor BamB family protein, with the protein product MNGYRRIDSFNRSQIDSVGVSESTIAIASDNRVTLISGTDRSEFEHEARIEDIAIDERVIILSSDQVTAYTRDGSKVWNRSFNSPYSVAALSNKALFGILERDQICTVDSETGQESFTSKRNRSGQPQSDRFIGIKDGFVSATWSFLRCIDASGEEIFDQNLNTAIRDIGFCDGVIIASLQNDQLKGFDASTGKKRWETELPAKQLSPVSNQNLLISTEDGPKSIAADGSIHFAEGLAAGDIYTSWDGSVACSVSDGTVVSHILKQELIDVDILTESVGVGGTIDVSVTNLGETVNDVRIKGKLNNADLSPNERRIELTPLDPISTDFPVDSVRTDGKTEFSLYIEDRRVAGEFIEITDAAESVIAADADLQPIKIEDGIIELELSITNTGSIPFDSVQVFEDSEEKTNVGPSETWEKTITRSYEPEQVITVGVEIFRGNRRTELAPTCKLPEHPSIELKQKRDALHGRINGDNRVVWSDELVIDVPGADRARSPVQIEDGTLVVVLPIYEEGIARIELSGIQIADQAQMSSQDPLSRLTKDVNKKTKTRTQTDHSLLPDQPQTESRDEVTTETQTSEKRETRSQDETSSESDEYSMKISSDSGSRTSEKISIQRDISKNQVPIGHATCERITVRNDGYSTVKPTIVVGDNQFDTGKLAPSDTWQTERTHVFFSDSNTQLPEATVEQDGQIISSIPAKKITIINSGLIVHRAVCTVNDEYEVELENRTDSDRQVDWIKIGGQKINIDTQTLATGNQTVFTGRKLTSEVSDYVKTKIMTSSPSGMQEEINTVTIEDSEANYNSNTLIQTAIGPATQVAGDYGTVVMVFENGTNESLSDVSIKAEGEKINDMLYSQAHREVLPPNERIEHYVDLKTEAGTIEFDISITYTEENATEKSRILRASGPAVKTEAEWTDKHRNSWTIDDKTELNLDIPPRISTSFQ
- a CDS encoding ATP-binding protein → MLNLTPIVKRDQPSSKIKVGRKKVGPGTEMVEIMHKGTRAHFYVDLVEDSVVDKIGNKVKMHRNVVSLFGGIDWSSDFLVDPDVSKRAVEICNSVKVFTNEITPDELEPFLRQNEYLLHPIEEIVPKGDELVSFEIASMEPTGYTTLRVTDTTEIDFVDAGEFRELSSSRSRDGRRNAASGPESKKEEISVSLNPKKPTASFEEDVAGLSEVKKTADMLLALFDPSVRNEVIERYGDSFATRGNSMMMYGPPGCGKTLVSEAIAHEAKYNSGIEEDYGEVKFLEIKGSDVLSKYSGESEKRVEAIFEKAHGIAQEGFAILFFDEVETLIPDRSEDSLQRHERSLTNAFLQEMNDVEDNLLVIGATNMPFTIDPAATRRFPIQQFIPQPDKHVMAEVWEKNLDSIESADRIDFERLGEASVGYTPAEIADRVLGSEFQRDLVESVHRPDREPVVPDTDYFLSRLDQTEAKTIRQYVTSVRNQLDDIEGYPEMQRYVEQQAEELGISIGGGPTLAEQLLGGDDDSGETEK